In Mariluticola halotolerans, one DNA window encodes the following:
- a CDS encoding DUF1059 domain-containing protein, which produces MKRFECGSLVPGCNWHTRDENEAEIVRRTAEHLRSAHGETEIRPDMVERIKQRITKVSNAA; this is translated from the coding sequence ATGAAACGCTTCGAGTGTGGTTCGCTGGTTCCCGGATGTAACTGGCATACCCGCGATGAAAATGAGGCGGAGATCGTCCGGCGTACTGCGGAACATTTGCGCAGTGCCCATGGCGAGACGGAAATCCGCCCCGACATGGTTGAGCGCATCAAACAGCGCATTACCAAAGTGTCCAACGCCGCCTGA